A stretch of the Cumulibacter soli genome encodes the following:
- a CDS encoding phospho-sugar mutase: protein MSPRHGDVAMTDALRAQVEAWIADDPDPATRAELTELLAALPASAAELADRFSTALQFGTAGLRGPLRAGPNGMNRAVVARAAAGLARYLDTAAIDGPVVIGFDARYGSRRFAHDTAEIVAGTGRTALIMPRELPTPTLAYATRELAAAAGVMVTASHNPPSDNGYKVYLGGPAGRNAQIVPPADADISEFIAQVDAVTALPRSMHYDVLSDEVYQRFVQAAADVAAPDSPRAIRVAATALHGVGGQALHDAFTLAGFAAPIVVAHQQRPNPEFGGIPFPNPEEPGVLDDLLALAIDERADLAIANDPDADRCALAAPMRGGWRQLSGDELGVLLADHLMRRGARGTYASTIVSSSMLGALCTRRGVPYAATLTGFKWIVRADDRTGQPLCFGYEEAIGYAVDPASVNDKDGISAAVLSAELAAGLKAAGSSIQQRLDELYAEVGYHHTTQVSMRVRDLSIITDVMRRLRAAPPSALGQWPVEVEDLLGQTDALIIRGDGVRVVIRPSGTEPKLKAYLEVVVPPGGTSVARTEELARAQMSALRTEVTALIS from the coding sequence ATGTCGCCACGCCACGGTGACGTCGCGATGACCGATGCCCTGCGCGCCCAGGTCGAGGCGTGGATCGCCGACGATCCAGATCCGGCAACCCGAGCCGAACTCACCGAGTTGTTGGCCGCGTTGCCGGCGAGTGCGGCTGAACTGGCCGACCGGTTCAGTACAGCGCTTCAATTCGGCACCGCAGGGCTGCGTGGTCCGCTGCGCGCCGGTCCGAACGGCATGAACCGAGCCGTGGTCGCGAGGGCCGCTGCCGGGCTCGCACGCTACCTGGATACCGCGGCGATCGATGGCCCCGTAGTGATCGGGTTTGACGCCCGGTACGGCTCGCGCCGCTTCGCTCACGACACTGCCGAGATTGTCGCCGGCACCGGTCGTACCGCGCTGATCATGCCGCGCGAACTGCCCACGCCAACGCTCGCGTACGCGACCCGCGAACTTGCCGCGGCCGCGGGAGTTATGGTCACCGCCTCGCACAACCCGCCCAGCGACAACGGCTACAAGGTGTACCTCGGCGGGCCGGCCGGGCGCAATGCGCAGATCGTGCCGCCGGCAGACGCGGATATCTCCGAGTTCATCGCGCAAGTCGACGCCGTCACCGCCCTGCCACGATCCATGCACTACGACGTCCTTTCCGACGAGGTCTATCAACGATTCGTTCAGGCCGCGGCCGATGTGGCGGCACCGGATTCACCGCGCGCGATCAGGGTTGCCGCGACAGCGTTGCACGGCGTCGGTGGTCAGGCGCTGCACGATGCGTTCACGCTCGCTGGTTTCGCGGCGCCGATCGTCGTCGCGCACCAGCAGCGGCCGAATCCGGAGTTCGGCGGGATCCCCTTCCCCAACCCCGAAGAGCCTGGGGTGCTGGACGATCTACTCGCACTCGCGATCGATGAACGCGCTGATCTGGCGATAGCGAACGATCCGGACGCCGACCGATGTGCCCTCGCCGCGCCGATGCGTGGTGGCTGGCGACAGTTAAGTGGCGATGAACTTGGCGTGTTACTTGCCGACCACCTCATGCGTCGCGGCGCTCGCGGGACCTACGCGAGCACGATCGTGTCCTCGTCGATGCTGGGCGCACTCTGCACCCGCCGCGGCGTGCCGTACGCCGCCACCCTTACCGGGTTCAAATGGATCGTTCGCGCCGACGACCGCACCGGCCAACCACTTTGTTTCGGTTACGAGGAGGCCATCGGGTACGCCGTCGACCCGGCGTCGGTCAACGACAAGGACGGGATCTCCGCGGCTGTCCTGAGCGCCGAACTCGCCGCCGGGCTGAAGGCAGCCGGATCCTCGATACAGCAGCGATTGGACGAGTTGTACGCCGAAGTCGGCTACCACCACACCACCCAAGTCTCGATGCGGGTACGGGACCTGAGCATCATCACCGACGTGATGCGACGACTGCGTGCCGCACCGCCGTCTGCCCTTGGCCAGTGGCCGGTCGAGGTCGAGGATCTGCTCGGGCAGACCGATGCGCTGATCATCCGCGGTGACGGCGTACGAGTGGTGATCCGACCTTCGGGAACCGAACCGAAACTGAAGGCTTACCTGGAGGTCGTCGTACCGCCGGGCGGTACGAGCGTCGCGCGCACCGAAGAACTCGCGAGGGCACAGATGAGCGCGTTGCGTACCGAGGTCACCGCGCTCATATCGTGA
- a CDS encoding gamma-glutamylcyclotransferase, producing the protein MSLYAAYGAEMDPEQMLGRCPLSPVAGTGWLRGWRLTFGGEKHAPDGALCTIVPDEVGAVFVALYDIAEFDAAALDEWMQVPSALYRRIRIRVHDGARDVAAWTHVLDVHEGGLPSLPTLQMIAHAAEVAGAPDDYVASLRNRPTAGL; encoded by the coding sequence GTGAGTCTCTACGCGGCCTACGGAGCGGAGATGGACCCCGAGCAGATGCTTGGGCGTTGTCCGCTCTCTCCCGTCGCCGGCACCGGTTGGCTACGCGGCTGGCGGCTGACGTTCGGCGGTGAGAAGCACGCTCCCGACGGTGCGCTGTGCACGATCGTGCCGGACGAAGTCGGCGCGGTATTCGTCGCGCTGTATGACATCGCCGAGTTCGACGCGGCAGCACTGGACGAGTGGATGCAGGTGCCTAGCGCGCTCTATCGACGGATACGGATCCGGGTACACGATGGCGCGCGCGATGTCGCGGCATGGACCCACGTGCTGGATGTGCACGAGGGCGGATTGCCCTCACTACCGACGCTGCAGATGATCGCGCATGCTGCCGAGGTCGCCGGCGCCCCCGACGATTACGTGGCCTCGCTGCGCAACCGGCCCACGGCCGGGCTATAA
- the upp gene encoding uracil phosphoribosyltransferase, protein MLTTVVSHPLAAVRLSTIRDAGTAPSQFRAALRELTRMLVYEAARDLTVRPVHLHTPVAETSGAQVANSPLLVPVLRAGLGMVDAALELLPQAQMGFVGLARDESTLQPSAYLESLPESLAGREVYLLDPMLATGGSLLRAVELVQSRGAGPITCVCVLAAPEGVRAIEQSGIELHLVTAAIDERLDQRGFIVPGLGDAGDRQFGAV, encoded by the coding sequence GTGCTGACGACAGTTGTCTCCCATCCGCTTGCCGCCGTCCGTTTGAGCACGATTCGGGACGCCGGTACGGCGCCGTCACAGTTCCGGGCCGCGCTACGCGAGCTCACCCGAATGCTCGTGTACGAGGCTGCCCGCGATCTCACGGTTCGCCCGGTGCACCTGCACACCCCGGTCGCGGAAACCTCAGGCGCTCAGGTGGCCAATAGCCCGCTCCTGGTGCCGGTGCTGCGCGCCGGACTCGGCATGGTCGACGCGGCACTGGAGTTGCTACCGCAAGCCCAGATGGGATTCGTCGGTTTGGCCCGCGATGAGTCCACCTTGCAACCGAGCGCCTACCTGGAATCCCTGCCGGAGTCGTTGGCCGGGCGTGAGGTGTACCTGCTCGATCCGATGCTGGCCACGGGTGGATCGTTGTTGCGCGCCGTCGAACTGGTGCAATCACGCGGGGCTGGACCGATCACCTGCGTATGCGTACTCGCGGCCCCGGAGGGGGTACGCGCTATCGAACAGTCCGGCATCGAACTGCATCTAGTGACCGCGGCGATCGATGAGCGACTTGATCAGCGCGGGTTCATCGTACCGGGACTCGGTGACGCCGGCGACCGACAGTTCGGTGCGGTATAG
- a CDS encoding serine/threonine-protein kinase encodes MTDTEDEQPGAAPSRSVSAADSARTDRSGDQSSSPAPDQRLLANRYRLDSLLGRGSMGAVWKALDVVLGRSVAVKEVLLPPTQSDEENDVARERALREARSIAALSHPNVVTLYDVVEDDGRPWVVMELVPAKNLAEILKDEGTLQPAEAARIGLAVLAALISAHEVGITHRDVKPGNILVSPDGRVKLADFGISRRAEDSALTRTGLMVGSPSYIAPEVARGRAATSAADMWGLGATLQCAVEGTPPFDLGDPVATLTAVVGDAARPAPHAGPLQPIITAMLQKDPRERMRPDEAKRALQEVVASRPAPRPTYAPPSGPLASTTMAAPQQRARVNHPAPAPPPNPQPNDPRSNPALATRRVDPRQLAAQAPWAGGYPPSGQTGFRPTQPASGPRPTQPGPHSRPPSPMPTSGPIRNGAPYAPNSRTHHASSISTSRRGWNNPWIAGLIGLLIAVLIGTIAIIWISNEKSSSGNPLPSEIVDSPQPSSVKVGGGSVQEPPLKDLTSSIDVATPR; translated from the coding sequence ATGACCGATACCGAAGACGAGCAGCCCGGCGCGGCGCCGAGCCGTTCCGTGAGCGCTGCCGATAGCGCGCGCACGGACCGCTCCGGCGATCAGTCGTCCTCGCCCGCGCCCGATCAGCGCCTGCTCGCGAATCGCTATCGCCTCGACTCGCTGCTCGGTCGCGGTTCGATGGGGGCGGTATGGAAAGCGCTGGACGTCGTCCTCGGGCGCTCGGTCGCGGTGAAGGAAGTCCTACTGCCGCCCACCCAGTCCGATGAGGAGAACGACGTCGCTCGCGAGCGCGCGCTACGCGAAGCCCGTTCCATCGCCGCACTGTCGCATCCGAATGTGGTGACGCTGTACGACGTCGTCGAGGACGACGGACGTCCGTGGGTAGTGATGGAACTCGTACCCGCCAAGAATCTGGCCGAGATCCTCAAGGACGAAGGCACCCTGCAACCGGCCGAGGCCGCCCGCATCGGGCTGGCGGTGCTTGCTGCACTCATCTCGGCACACGAGGTCGGAATCACCCACCGCGATGTGAAGCCGGGCAACATCCTGGTCTCCCCCGACGGCCGGGTGAAGCTGGCGGACTTCGGGATTTCGCGTCGAGCCGAAGACTCCGCGCTGACCCGAACCGGCCTGATGGTCGGATCCCCGTCCTACATCGCGCCCGAGGTCGCGCGCGGCCGCGCTGCAACCAGCGCGGCGGACATGTGGGGTTTGGGCGCGACACTGCAGTGCGCCGTCGAAGGAACCCCACCGTTCGATCTCGGCGACCCGGTCGCGACGCTGACCGCCGTCGTCGGTGATGCGGCGAGACCCGCACCGCACGCCGGACCGCTCCAACCGATCATCACCGCGATGCTGCAGAAGGATCCGCGGGAGCGGATGCGCCCCGATGAGGCCAAGCGGGCGCTGCAGGAAGTCGTCGCCAGCCGCCCGGCGCCCCGGCCCACGTACGCCCCGCCGTCCGGTCCACTGGCCTCGACCACGATGGCGGCACCGCAACAGCGGGCTCGCGTTAACCACCCGGCGCCCGCACCGCCTCCTAACCCTCAACCCAATGACCCGCGCTCAAACCCCGCCCTGGCGACCCGCCGCGTCGACCCCCGTCAACTCGCCGCACAGGCGCCCTGGGCCGGGGGTTACCCGCCGAGCGGGCAGACCGGTTTCCGGCCCACCCAACCGGCATCAGGACCGCGGCCAACGCAGCCGGGGCCACACTCTCGCCCACCGAGCCCGATGCCCACCAGCGGGCCGATCCGCAACGGCGCGCCGTACGCCCCGAACAGCCGCACGCACCACGCCTCGAGCATCAGCACGTCCCGTCGCGGTTGGAACAACCCGTGGATCGCCGGCCTCATCGGGTTACTTATCGCGGTCCTGATCGGCACCATCGCCATCATCTGGATCTCCAACGAGAAATCCTCCAGCGGCAACCCGCTACCGAGCGAGATCGTCGACTCGCCGCAGCCGTCCTCGGTCAAGGTAGGCGGTGGTTCGGTCCAGGAGCCCCCACTTAAGGATCTAACCTCCTCGATCGATGTCGCCACGCCACGGTGA
- a CDS encoding NAD(P)H-quinone dehydrogenase: MTNIVIIGGGPAGYESAYVADSLGARVTLVDMDAPGGACVHYDCVPSKAFIASSEVVSNTRHAEKLGVNMPDGSITVDAPRVYQRVKDLARAQLADVTSGLASTKVNVVRGRAHLIETVEHSTHAVQIVPEDAEPYVEVADVVLIATGASPRVVGGAVPDGDRILNWRQIYDLPELPSDLIVIGSGVTGAEFASAYTEMGSNVTLIASRDRVLPHEDSDAARLLEDTFTRRGMTILTHGRAKSVTNTGSGVRVELADGRIIEGSHCLMTVGSVPNTDDLGLQQVGVRMDDGGFIKVDRVSRTSVPGIYAAGDCTGVLMLASVAGMQGRIAMWHSLGEAVAPLQLKTVSSNIFTNPEIATVGIGERTVDDRDMDVRMMRLPLRTNARAKMAGLEDGFIKLYCRPTTGVVIGGVVVSPHASELIMPITIAVQHRLTVQQVAQTFAVYPSITGSISEAARQLMEHDDLD; this comes from the coding sequence GTGACCAACATCGTGATCATCGGCGGGGGTCCCGCCGGGTACGAATCGGCGTACGTCGCGGACTCGCTCGGCGCGAGAGTGACGCTTGTCGATATGGATGCTCCCGGTGGTGCCTGCGTGCACTACGACTGCGTACCGTCGAAGGCATTCATCGCGTCGAGTGAGGTCGTATCGAACACCCGGCATGCCGAGAAGCTCGGCGTCAACATGCCGGACGGCTCCATCACCGTCGACGCCCCGCGCGTGTACCAGCGGGTTAAGGACCTCGCTCGAGCGCAACTTGCCGATGTGACGTCGGGCTTGGCGAGCACGAAGGTCAATGTGGTGCGCGGCCGGGCGCATCTGATCGAGACGGTGGAGCACTCGACGCATGCCGTGCAGATCGTGCCCGAGGATGCCGAACCGTACGTCGAGGTCGCGGACGTGGTCCTGATCGCCACCGGCGCCTCGCCACGGGTCGTTGGTGGCGCAGTGCCGGATGGCGACCGGATCCTGAACTGGCGACAGATCTACGACCTGCCGGAACTGCCCAGCGACTTGATCGTGATCGGATCGGGTGTGACCGGCGCGGAGTTCGCCAGTGCCTACACGGAGATGGGCTCGAACGTCACCTTGATCGCCAGTCGTGACCGCGTGCTACCGCACGAGGACAGCGACGCCGCCCGCCTGCTGGAAGACACGTTTACGCGCCGGGGGATGACGATCCTGACGCATGGTCGGGCGAAATCAGTCACGAATACCGGCAGTGGTGTTCGCGTGGAACTCGCCGACGGGCGGATCATCGAGGGATCGCATTGTTTGATGACCGTCGGGTCAGTGCCGAACACCGACGATCTCGGTCTGCAGCAGGTCGGCGTACGTATGGATGACGGTGGGTTCATCAAGGTCGATCGCGTATCGCGCACCTCGGTCCCGGGTATCTACGCCGCCGGCGACTGCACCGGTGTGCTGATGTTGGCCTCGGTCGCCGGGATGCAGGGCAGGATCGCGATGTGGCACTCGCTGGGCGAGGCCGTCGCGCCGCTGCAACTGAAGACGGTGTCCTCGAATATCTTCACGAATCCCGAGATCGCGACTGTCGGTATCGGCGAACGCACGGTTGACGACCGCGATATGGACGTGCGGATGATGCGACTGCCGCTGCGCACCAACGCGCGGGCGAAGATGGCCGGTCTGGAGGACGGGTTCATCAAGCTATACTGCCGCCCGACGACCGGTGTCGTCATTGGTGGCGTGGTGGTGTCGCCACATGCGTCAGAACTCATCATGCCGATCACGATCGCGGTCCAGCACCGCCTTACGGTGCAGCAGGTCGCGCAGACTTTCGCCGTGTATCCGTCCATCACCGGATCGATCAGTGAGGCGGCGCGGCAACTGATGGAACATGACGACCTCGATTAA